The window TGCCGCAGACGCCGCCCAGCTGGACCGGCCCGACCCGGATCATGCCGATCAGATGACCCAGGGCCAGCGCCAGAAGCAGCGCCATCTCCGGGTGATCGACCAGCAAGGCGCTCACCGGACGAAATCATATTTGAGGCTGGCCAGCAGCCGGGTCACATCGCCCTCCCGGCCGTTCTGGAGTTCATGACGCCCGTAGAGCGCCTCGACCCCGACCGAGAAGCTGGGACTGACCGCCCAGATCAGGTTGAGCGCGCCATATCCGCTGGATCGAAACGCGGTGGGGGCGAGAAGGTCGTCCCTTTCCAGAACCACCACGCCGCCGACCAGATTCGACCGTCACCTCGGGCTCCATTGCCGCGTGTATCCAAGATAGCCGCCATAGGCGGACAGGGTGCGGACATCGCCGCCTGGCTCGATCAATGCGTCGTAGCCCCGTCCGCCCAGATCATTGAAATAACGCGCAACCCCGTCGCCATAGGTCAGCCCCGCCATGGCGAAATCGCCGCCCAGCTTCGCCAGGCCGGAAAGACCGATCCCGTAGCCTGGGGCGCTTTCGTCCCGTTCGCCTTCGCTATAGCCGATTTGCCGGATGACGGCCGAGGCCTGGACATGGCCCCAGGGACGCTCCAGTCGCAAGGCCCCCGCCACGTCCGGCGCCGGTTGACCTCCCGCCTGACCCGATCCCAGCGTCAGGTCTGATGAAGGATACTCGACCGACAGGACGGCCGTCGCGCCGCCGCCCAGTTCCAGATCTGGCGGATCGCCGCCACGCGCAGCAGCGCCTCTGCATTGGGGCCTTCGTCGTCGAGCGTCTCAGGAAAGGCGTCCGAGTCGGTGAAGGCGCTATAGCCATAGCCGGCATAGGTGTTGCCCACCTGACCATGGGCCTGGCGCAGCCGAAAGGCGGCGCTGCCCGCCTCGCCGTAGAAGTCGTTCTCCAGATAGAAGCGCAGCGGCCCCAAGGCGCTGGACCGCCGCACGTCGAAGCTGAAACGGGTCGCGTTGGCGTCCAGATTGGCGTTTCGGGCGTCCCCCCCCGCCGATCGGAATGGTCGCCGTGACCAGCTTGTCCGGATTGCCCGCCGGGCCGAAGTCGTAGATGGCGTTAACCTTGGCGAAGCCGCCCAGCTTCACCATCGTGTCGGTCCCGGGAATGGAAATGAAACCCCGCAGTTGCGGATCATTCGGCGGCGCGGCCGTATCCGCCCGCGCCACGCCGGTCAGCTCGTCGCCGATGGTGTAGCGGTTCGGCAGAACCGTCGAGGAGGCGGTCGCTAGCGCTTCAGGCGTCGAGGTCGCCGGAGCCGCGCCCGGTTCTCGGGCCGGCGGCGACGGGCGCGCCGCCGCCTCGACCGCGTCCAGCCTCGCTTGAAGCACGGCCACGGCTCGACGCAGTTCCACGACTTCGCGCGCCAGGGCGTCGGCGTCCGAGGCCTCCTGCGCCAGAGCCGGCGCGGCGACCGTCACGGCGGCACTGGCGATCCATGCGACAGTCTGTGGATGCAACATCCCGCCCCCCGACCTGAACACCTGACCCGAAGCCAACGCCGCAAGCAGAGCCAAGCTCCGCAATGCCGCCATGATCGCGCCATAATTTTACCCAAGCCTCACACATCGCTTCCGATGCAACCCGAACCGCTCTGACGCGATTTAAGGTCAAGCTCGCCGCCTGTGCGGGCGCGGCGCCGGCGTCGCCGCACCACCTTGAGGGGGTTTTCGATGACCAGATCAGGGCCGAGAACGCAGGGCGCATGGCGACGTCGCCTGCCTCTTTTTGCCCTGACGACGACGTTCGCCCTGCTCGGCTCCACAGCGCTCGCCCAGGATGCAGTCCCCCTGTCCTTCGAAGCCGCCGCCGCCCGGCTGGACATCGCCTCCAGCATCCGCAGGGCCTCCAGCGCCGAGGTGACGGCGGCCGAGGAACAGGCGGCGGCGACGCGCACGCTCAACCGGCCGACCATCGCCGTCGACGCCCAGGTGCTGCGCTATCAGAAGACCTTCGACATCTCCCTGTCCGACGCCCTGGGTCAGGCCGAGTCTGTCGCCAATCAGTTGCTGCCCGGCATCATCGGCGACCTGCCCGGGGTCCCCGGCGACATCTTGCAAGCCATCAACGACCGGCTGCAGACCGCCTTGCCCGAGTTCTTCGCCAGCCTGCCCGGCAGCGTGCGGCTGAAGACCGCCGATACCAGCTTCCGTCCCGTCGCCACCGCCGTCATGCCGATCTACACCGGCGGCGCCATCCCGGCCCTGCGCGACGCGGCCGGTGCCAATGTCGACATGGCCCGCGCCCGGCAGGCCGAGGCGGGCAATCTGGAAAGCGTCAATCTGGTGCGGGTTTATTTCGGCCAGATCCTGACGCGCGAGGCCCTGACCATCGCCCGCGACACGCGCGACGGCTTCGACCTGCACCTGCGCAACGCCCAGGCCATGGAGCGCGAGGGCTTCCTCAGCGCGGCTCAACGCCTACAGGTCCAGGTCGCCCGCGACGCCGCCCAGCGCCAGCTGGACCGCGCCGAACTGGAGCATGACACGGCGGTCCAAAGCCTGTCCCGTGCGCTAGACGTGTCCACGGCCGTCGCCCCGACGAGCCCCCTGTTCGTCAACTCGACCCCGCCGGGCCCTGTCGACGACTTCATTGAAGCCGGGATCAGCGACAATCCCCGCGTCGCTCTGGCCGGCGCGGGCCGCGACCTGGCCGAGGCGGGCGTCGATCTGGCGCGGTCGCGGATGCGGCCGTCGGTCTATGCCTTCGGCGCCTATAACCTGAACCGCGAGGACGCCCTGCCGACCGAGCCAGACTGGGCCGTCGGCGTCGGCGCCCGCTACACCCTGATGTCGTCGCT of the Brevundimonas pondensis genome contains:
- a CDS encoding DUF2059 domain-containing protein; this translates as MLHPQTVAWIASAAVTVAAPALAQEASDADALAREVVELRRAVAVLQARLDAVEAAARPSPPAREPGAAPATSTPEALATASSTVLPNRYTIGDELTGVARADTAAPPNDPQLRGFISIPGTDTMVKLGGFAKVNAIYDFGPAGNPDKLVTATIPIGGGGRPKRQSGRQRDPFQLRRAAVQRLGAAALLSGERLLRRGGQRRLSAAPGPWSGGQHLCRLWL
- a CDS encoding TolC family protein translates to MTRSGPRTQGAWRRRLPLFALTTTFALLGSTALAQDAVPLSFEAAAARLDIASSIRRASSAEVTAAEEQAAATRTLNRPTIAVDAQVLRYQKTFDISLSDALGQAESVANQLLPGIIGDLPGVPGDILQAINDRLQTALPEFFASLPGSVRLKTADTSFRPVATAVMPIYTGGAIPALRDAAGANVDMARARQAEAGNLESVNLVRVYFGQILTREALTIARDTRDGFDLHLRNAQAMEREGFLSAAQRLQVQVARDAAQRQLDRAELEHDTAVQSLSRALDVSTAVAPTSPLFVNSTPPGPVDDFIEAGISDNPRVALAGAGRDLAEAGVDLARSRMRPSVYAFGAYNLNREDALPTEPDWAVGVGARYTLMSSLDRGRLVSAARARSQAAEQLQRQARDEVRILIIRTYNLVELSRRQFLSLDSSLEAATENLRVQDLSFREGEAPASAVIDARNLLGAARLQRAAAAYEYELALAALLAASDRSDEFVNYLQRADRVIAP